CGCTGACGAAGTCGGAGACCTCCTCGCCGAGCCTGCTCACGTTCGGCTCCTGCAGGTGCAGCAGGTAGCGCGACACCCACAGCGGCGCCGAGTTGAGCGCGATGCCGATGCCGTTGACCAGGAAGAACAACGCCGCCTCGTGGTGCCGCTCGCGCCCGCCCCTGGTCTTGAACGACCACTCGCGGTTGAGCACGTACGACACGATCGTGGCGACCAGCGTCGCCACGATCTTCGCGGTGACCGGGTGCTCGGTCAGCACGATCGTCTTGAGACCGAGGAAGATGGCCGTGTCGATCACGAAGCAGGTGCCGCCGACCAGGGCGAACTTCAGCAGCTCTCTGTGCTTGAGGGCCAGTGAGCGCAGCGGTTCGGGCAGGCGGAGGACGAAGTTCTCGACTACGGACACTCGGGCAGTGTACGGAAAGTCGGTGAAACGCCTGTTCAGGCCACTTCGCGCCGCTCCGGCACGACGTGCAGCGGACGTACCGACGGCCGCGCGTCGGCCTGGGGGAACACGAACTTCCGCATCGCCCAGAACTTGAAGCCGGTGGCGAGCAGCATGCCGATCACCGAGCCGGAGGCGAAGTCGGCGACCTCGGAGTGCAGGTCGAACACGTGCCGCGAGACGTACAGCGGCAGCAGGTTCACCCCGATGCCGACGCCGCTCACCAGGAAGAACAACGCCGCCTCGTGGTGCCGCTCACGTCCGCCCCGGGTGTGGAAGGACCACTCGCGGCTGAGCACGTAGGACGAGATCACCGCGACCAGCACGGCGATGGCCTTGGCCGTGACCACCTTGTCCTGCAGGAAGGTCAGCTTGAGCGCGTACCAGACCCCGTTGTCGATCAGGAACGTCGTGCCGCCGACGACGGCGAACCGGATCAGCTCGCGGTGCTTGTTGATCAGGAACCGGACCGGTTCCGGGAGGAGGCCCAGGAACCTGCGCACTAGTGGCAGCACCGGGGCAGGTTACCGACAGCGTGACCGGACGATCACGATGGGGTGTCGCAGCGATCGGGCAGCAGGATGTCCAGCAGCGGGGGCAGCCACGGTGGTCGGGGCCGGCACGGCTCGTCCCGGGCGGGGGGCGTGGTCGTGGTCGGCGGGGTGGTCGGTGTCGTCGTCGTCACGGGCGCCGGTGGCCGGGTCGACGGCTCGGTGGGCGGCTCGGTCGGCGGTTCGGTCGACGGCTGCTCCGGCGTGGACGGCTCGGTGGTCTTCGTCGGCGGCGACGTGGTCGACGTGGTCGGCCCGGGTGGTGTCGTCGTGGTGGTCGACGGCGGTGGCGCGGGCGTGCCGGTCGGGGGGACCTCAGGGTGGTCGTGGTCGTGGCCGTGGCCGTGGCGGGGGATGGGCACGTCGACGCTCTCGGACGCGGTGCCGAGGGTCGCGCTGACCCGCACCACCCCCTCGCGGTGCGGCCACCCGAACGCCCAGACCGCGAGCCGGAACGACGCGCCCCGGTCCAGCGGCGCCTCGCACACCACCCGGCGCGCGGACCGCTCGCAACCGGGCCAGGGCGCGACCAGCGTGAGGTGGTCGTCGGTCTCCACGACCAGCCGCAGGTCGCCCGCCCGGCCGCCGGTGTTGGTGGCCCTGATGTCGAGCCGGGGCTCCCAGAAGCCGTGCTGCCACTTGCGGACCGCCAGGTCGAGGTCGTCGCGACCCGGCCGGACCTCGACGTCCAGGCCGATCGACACGCTGAGCGAGGTGCCCGCCGCGACGGTGCCGGTGATCCGGCCGGTGATCGCCCGCGGGTCGGCCTGGAGCCGGAACACGAACGTCGCCGTGCCGCCGGGCGCGATGCCCTGAGCGGTCACGCAGGTCACCGCCCCCACGCCCGCCGGGCACATCACGGACTGCTCGGCCGAGCCGTCGAACTGCCCGAGCCGACCACCCGCCTGCCGCCCGTCCGCTGCCTGCCCGCCGACCGCTTGCCCGCCGACCGCCTGCCTGTCTGCCGCCTGCCGACCGGTTGAGCCGTCCAGGCCCACCAGTCGGTCGCCGGCGAACGCCACCGCGGGCCCGACCGACCGCACACCGGGCGGCAGGACCAGGGCGGCGCTCGCCGGTTCCGAGGCGGTCTCGCCCGCGTTGCGCAC
This genomic window from Saccharothrix sp. HUAS TT1 contains:
- a CDS encoding GtrA family protein is translated as MSVVENFVLRLPEPLRSLALKHRELLKFALVGGTCFVIDTAIFLGLKTIVLTEHPVTAKIVATLVATIVSYVLNREWSFKTRGGRERHHEAALFFLVNGIGIALNSAPLWVSRYLLHLQEPNVSRLGEEVSDFVSAQIVGTLIAMAFRWWAYKKWVFPEADFRPRRVTRSYDRKDDPAADA
- a CDS encoding GtrA family protein, whose translation is MPLVRRFLGLLPEPVRFLINKHRELIRFAVVGGTTFLIDNGVWYALKLTFLQDKVVTAKAIAVLVAVISSYVLSREWSFHTRGGRERHHEAALFFLVSGVGIGVNLLPLYVSRHVFDLHSEVADFASGSVIGMLLATGFKFWAMRKFVFPQADARPSVRPLHVVPERREVA